In the Haloactinospora alba genome, ATGGACTACGCCGAGGTGGCGGAAGCCCTCGGCATCCCGGTCGGCACCGTGCGCTCCCGGCTGCACCGCGCCCGCGTGAAAGTGCGCGCGGAACTGGGCGAGACCGACCCCACGGCCGTCAACGAGGAGGACCACCATGGATGAGCTGCGGCTGCTACGCGACATGGACGCTGACACCCCGCCGATGGACGCGGAGGCCCGCTTCACCGCCCGCAACCGGCTGTCGCGCGCCATCACCGGACAGGAGCGCGGTCGCTGGTCCCGTCTGCTGCCGCGGCGGACCGCCCCGCGCCTGGCGATCGCCTCAGCGGCCCTGGCGGTGGTCGCCGGTGGCGCCCTGGTCGCCGTCGAGGCGAGCGGCGATCCCGCCGCACCCCCCGATACCTCCGGTACCGGGACGGAGGCGACCACGGCCAGCGCGAAACAGGCCCTGCGGGACGCCGCCGACCAGGCCCGGAAGGACAGGGAGCACGTTCCCGTCCCCGACCGGGACCAGTACATCTACACCAAGGAGATCCTGGAGGAGACGCCGGTGGGCGGCGGTGAGATCCGCACCTTCACGGAAGAGAACTGGGACGCCGTCGACCCGCACGCCAACCCGTCGAAGGTCAGTGAACGCGGCGATCCGCGGATGATCGAGCCGCTACCGGAGGAGTCGGGAAGATTTCCCCCCGTGGACTACCGGAAGCTGGCCGAGCTCCCCACCGATCCCGGGGAGCTGCTGCGCGACCCCGACATCACCGCCCTCAAGCCGGACGGCGCGGAGCTGACCGCTGACGACTACGACATGGCGTACACGAACCTCATCTACCTGCTGCACGGTTGGCAGGTCATGCCGGAGGACCTGCGCGGGGCCGCGTTCGACGCGCTGGCGCTGGTACCCGACGTCACGTTCCAGGAGGGGACCGTGGACGCGCGGGGCAGGACCGGCGTCGGCATCACTCGCGAGGGAGGGGGCACGTTCCCCACCCCGGACATCGTGTTGGACGCCGAGACCCACGAGTACCTCGGAATGCGCGACACGTCGACCGTGGAGGTCGACGGTGAGGAGCAGGAGGTGCAGCAGGTCTCGTCGCTAGTGGACTACGGCGTGGTCGACAGCATCGACGAACGCCCCTGACGCTCCCGTGCCCGCCGGCCCGCGCGGTCACGACGGTCGCGCTCTCCCGCACACGCGGGATCTGTGGCAGAGTGCACACCGGCACGCGACGCGGCGGCCGTCCCGGTCGCCCGGCACACGCCCCAGTTGCGGGAGGTTGACTATGGACCCGGAGAACGAGGACGTGGCGGAACTCGCCGAAGCCATCGCCGAGGGCGACACCGGCGAGATCGTGGAGGAGACGATCGAGACGATCTTCGGCGTGGACATCTGACCGCGGATGTCGGTGCGCCCGGGCCCGGTACCGCGACCGCGCGTTACCGGGCCCGGCGTGTGCGCACCCCTCCGGGAATGGTCGCCTCCGCCGCCTCGGGCGCGGTGCCGGCCCGCGCACGAATCCCGCTCACCGTCCTCCCGGGTGGCGTCCGGGCAGTGCCAGGGCGGGGACGGCGGTCACGGCGGTCGCCACGAGCAGCCACCGGAACGTGACCTGGTAGGCGTGCTCCAGGTCTGCCGCTGTTCCGGCGTCGACCTGCCAGGCCAGCACGGTGGTGACAGCGGCGGCCCCCAGCGCGGCGCCGAGCTGCAGCAGGATGCGGCTGACAGCGCTCGCGTGCGCGACCGATTCCCGGGGCACGTCGTGGTAAGCGGCCCCCATGACCGAGACGGTCACGATCCCGAGACCGGCACCACGCACGACGAGTCCGGCGAGAAGCCAGGCCCGTAGGCCACCGTCGAGGACGGCGAAGGGCAGCGTCCCCATGACCGCGGCGACCAGGCCCGCCAGGACGATGGCCCTCGTCCCGACCCGGTCGGTGCCCCTCCCGGAGAGCGACCGCGCGAGCAGGGCCCCGACGCCCTGCGAGGCGAGCACGAGCCCTGCCCCGAGCACCGAGTAACCGGGAACCTGCTGGTAGTACAGCGGAAGAAGCACGAGACTGCCGTAGAAGACGATTCCGGACAGCCACAGTGTCAGGGCCGCGCCGGTGAAGCTGGGCACGGTGAACAACCGGAGGTCCATGACCGGTTCCCGTACCGTTCGCAGCGCGTAACGTCCGAACACCGCCAGCAGCACCAGGGAGACGGCGAACGACAGCAGGAACGGCCAGCCCGCCAGTTCCTCCGGCCCGGTGGCGCGGGACAGGGCGTAGACCAGCGCGACCAGTCCGGGGGCGAGCAGGGCCAGGCCAGGACCGTCCAGCCGGGCGCTCCCGTCCGACTCGGTCGGGGGTACGCCCCTCCACGCCCAGACGAGCGCGACCAGGCAGACCGGCACGTTGACGAGGAACACCCAGCGCCAACTCGCTCCGTCGACGATCACTCCGCCGATGACCGGACCCACCACCGGAGCGATCACGGTGGGGAAGCCGATGGCGGCCATGGCGCGCCGGGCCTGCCGCTGGCCCGCCGATCTCACCAGGAGCGTCTGCAGCACCGGCATGGACATACCCCCGCCGATCCCCTGAACGACCCGGGAGGCGACCAGGATCCCCACGTTGGGGGCCAGGCCGCACAGCACGGAGCCGGCCAGGAACGTGGCCAGGGAGAACAGCCACATCCGCCTGCCGCCGAACCGTCGCACCGCCCACGCGCTCACCGGGATCGCCAGCGCGGTCGCCATGGCGTAGCCGGTGACCACCCACTGGATCGTGGACACCGGCGCGTGGAAAACGGCCGCGAGCCGGTCCAGGGCGACGTTGACGATCGTCGTGTCCAGCAGTGGAAGGACCGCTCCCGCCAGGAAGACCGCCACGAGCCTACGAGTGTCGGGGTCCAACCGCGTGGTTGACGAAGCGGGTTCCGTCCCGGATCGGTACCGAGCCATCAAACCTCCTCCAACGCGTGCATTTCGCACGCATTTGAGGCTACACGACACCCGTGCGGATTGCACGCATCATGGAGTAGGTTGGTGGAATATGAGCTACGAACTGGGACAACGCTGCGAGACAGCCCTAGGGACGCTGCTACAACGCCGGATGCGGGTCACCCTCTACGAGGAGCTGGTCGCGGGAATCGGCCGCGGGGTGGACATCACCTCCTACCCCATCCTCAGCGGCCTCGCCCGGTTGGGCCCCGTCACAGCCGGAACTCTCGGAGCCGAGGTGGGACTCGACCGTTCCGGTGTCAGCCGCCACGCGAGCCGCCTCGAAACGGGTGGACTGGTCTACCGGCGCCAGGACCCGGACGACGCGCGCAACTCCCTGCTCGTCCTGACCCAGGAGGGCGAACGCGTCGTCGGGCTGCTGCGGGAACGCCTCGCCGGGATGTTCGGGGAACAGCTCGCCTCCTGGCCGCGCGAACAGGCCGAGCAGTTCGTCTCCGGGCTGGAGCGCTTCGTGCGGGAGAGCCACCACCGCTCCAGCGCGAACCCGCAAGGGGAGGAACCGGTCTCCTCCGGGGAGGCCGACTGATGCCGCGGGCACACGCCGACGTACCGACGCGGAGAGGGCGACGGTCCCGCGGACAGCTCGTGTCCGGAGCAGCGACGTACCGAGGGGACACCTCCCGCGTCTAGTCAGACGGGGTGGGCGGCGGGGCGGCCGCGGACGTGGCGGTTCCGGCGGCGCACGCGGCGGCGCGGTCCAGCAGCAGGGCGCGCTCCCGCTCGTTGCGGGTGAGGTCGGCCGCCCGTTCGAACTCGGCGCGGGCCTCACCGAACCGTTCCAGCTGGACGAGGAGGTCGCCGCGCACACTCGGCAGCAGGTGGTAGTTCCGTAGCGCGGGGTCCCCGGCGAGCTCGTCGACGAGGTCCAGCCCCCGCTCGGGCCCGAAAACCATCGCGAGGGCGACCGCTCGGTTCAGTTCCACGACGGGGGAGGGTGCGACACCCGCGAGCGCCGTGTACAGGGCGGCGATGCGGGGCCAGTTCGTCTCCTCCGGACGCGGGGCGCGGGCGTGGCAGGCGGCGATGTCGGCCTGCAACACGTAGGGACCCGAGGTGGCGCCGCGTTTCCGGACCAACGTGTGCGCGCGCTCCAGCTCCGCCAACCCGCGGCGGACCAGCAGCTGGTCCCAACGGCCGCGGTTCTGTTCCAACAGCGGCACCGCCTCCCCGCCCGGCCCGACGCGTGCGCGGCTACGGGAGTGCTGGAGCTCCAACAGCGCGACGAGCCCGTGCGCCTCCGGTTCCCCGGGAATGCGTTCGGCCACCATCCGTCCGAGCCGCAACGCCTCCTCACACAGCTCGGGACGGCTCCACTCGTTTCCGGAAGTAGCCGTGTACCCCTCGTTGAACACCAGATAGAGGACTTCCAGCACGGCGGGCAACCGGTCGGTGAGCTCCTGACCGCACGGGACGGCGAAGGACACTCCCCTGTCGACGAGGGTGCGTTTGGCCCGCACGATGCGCTGCGCGACGGTCGGCTCCGGAACGAGGAACGCCCGCGCTATCTCTCCGGTGGTCAGACCGCAGAGGACGCGCAGGGTGAGCGCCACCCGGGCCGGGGTGGACAGCACCGGGTGGCAGGCCGTGAACACCAGGGTGAGCACGTCGTCGCCGATCTCCTCCTCGAGGGCGGCCGCGACGTCGCGCGCCACGTCCGGCTGCTGGGTCTCCAGCTCGTTGCCGAGTTCGGAGAGCTTCCGGTCGAACCGCTGCCGTCGGCGCAGCGCGTCGATCGCGCGACGCTTGGCAGTGGCCATGAGCCAGGCGCCCGGGTTCTCCGGAACACCGGAACGCGGCCACTGTTCCAGCGCGGCGACCAGCGCGTCCTGGGCCGACTCCTCGGCCAGCCCGATGTCGTCAACCATACGGGCGAGTCCGGCGATGACCTTGGGAGCCTCGATCCGCCACACCGCCTCGACCCGCGCACCAGTGTCATCAGTCACAACCGGATATATAACCGCACGGACACCCCGGCAAAGCAACACCCACGACGTGGGACGGGCCGGCCGCGCTCCGGTGCCGTTCTCCCGCGGAGAGGCGCCGCCGGCCCTGAAGACGGCTCAGTGCTGGTCGGCGATGCGGGCGCGCTGGCTTTCCTCCCGTTCCCGCAGTTCGGGAGTGAACTCCTCGCCGAAGTCCGAGGCCTCGAACACCTGCCGCACCTCGATCTCGCCCTCCCCTCCGACGGGGCAGCGCCGCGCCCACTCGAGGGCCTCGCTCCGGGAGGCCACCTCCAGCAGCCAGAACCCGGCGACGACCTCCTTGGCCTCGGAGAACGGGCCGTCCACCACCGTGGCCTGCCCGTCCGAGAACCGCACCCGCGCCCCGGCCGACGTGGGGTGCAGCCCCTCACCCGACAGCATCACGCCGGCCCGGACCAGCTCCTCGTTGTAGGCGGTCATGGCGTCGAGCTCCTGCTGGGTGGGCATGACCCCGGCCTCGGTGCTCGCGTCCCCTTTGATCATCATCATGAACCGCATGGCGCGTCGCCTCTCTCGTGTCGTGTCCCGCCCGGTCACGGCGGAACGTTTCCGCTCGTTACCCACGCGTCGATCGCGCCCGGCCGGATTCGACACCCCCGGAGGAAAAATTCCGAAGAGTTTTCCCGAAGCCTGGTGAAGGCGAGGTGGGGTGGAGCCACGGTGCTGTCACTCTTCAAGGTGCCGTGTCAACGGATAGGACGATTTAACGGAATTCGTTCCGTTATGCCAC is a window encoding:
- a CDS encoding RNA polymerase sigma factor, which produces MTDDTGARVEAVWRIEAPKVIAGLARMVDDIGLAEESAQDALVAALEQWPRSGVPENPGAWLMATAKRRAIDALRRRQRFDRKLSELGNELETQQPDVARDVAAALEEEIGDDVLTLVFTACHPVLSTPARVALTLRVLCGLTTGEIARAFLVPEPTVAQRIVRAKRTLVDRGVSFAVPCGQELTDRLPAVLEVLYLVFNEGYTATSGNEWSRPELCEEALRLGRMVAERIPGEPEAHGLVALLELQHSRSRARVGPGGEAVPLLEQNRGRWDQLLVRRGLAELERAHTLVRKRGATSGPYVLQADIAACHARAPRPEETNWPRIAALYTALAGVAPSPVVELNRAVALAMVFGPERGLDLVDELAGDPALRNYHLLPSVRGDLLVQLERFGEARAEFERAADLTRNERERALLLDRAAACAAGTATSAAAPPPTPSD
- a CDS encoding CU044_5270 family protein codes for the protein MDELRLLRDMDADTPPMDAEARFTARNRLSRAITGQERGRWSRLLPRRTAPRLAIASAALAVVAGGALVAVEASGDPAAPPDTSGTGTEATTASAKQALRDAADQARKDREHVPVPDRDQYIYTKEILEETPVGGGEIRTFTEENWDAVDPHANPSKVSERGDPRMIEPLPEESGRFPPVDYRKLAELPTDPGELLRDPDITALKPDGAELTADDYDMAYTNLIYLLHGWQVMPEDLRGAAFDALALVPDVTFQEGTVDARGRTGVGITREGGGTFPTPDIVLDAETHEYLGMRDTSTVEVDGEEQEVQQVSSLVDYGVVDSIDERP
- a CDS encoding MDR family MFS transporter, which encodes MARYRSGTEPASSTTRLDPDTRRLVAVFLAGAVLPLLDTTIVNVALDRLAAVFHAPVSTIQWVVTGYAMATALAIPVSAWAVRRFGGRRMWLFSLATFLAGSVLCGLAPNVGILVASRVVQGIGGGMSMPVLQTLLVRSAGQRQARRAMAAIGFPTVIAPVVGPVIGGVIVDGASWRWVFLVNVPVCLVALVWAWRGVPPTESDGSARLDGPGLALLAPGLVALVYALSRATGPEELAGWPFLLSFAVSLVLLAVFGRYALRTVREPVMDLRLFTVPSFTGAALTLWLSGIVFYGSLVLLPLYYQQVPGYSVLGAGLVLASQGVGALLARSLSGRGTDRVGTRAIVLAGLVAAVMGTLPFAVLDGGLRAWLLAGLVVRGAGLGIVTVSVMGAAYHDVPRESVAHASAVSRILLQLGAALGAAAVTTVLAWQVDAGTAADLEHAYQVTFRWLLVATAVTAVPALALPGRHPGGR
- a CDS encoding YciI family protein; this translates as MRFMMMIKGDASTEAGVMPTQQELDAMTAYNEELVRAGVMLSGEGLHPTSAGARVRFSDGQATVVDGPFSEAKEVVAGFWLLEVASRSEALEWARRCPVGGEGEIEVRQVFEASDFGEEFTPELREREESQRARIADQH
- a CDS encoding MarR family winged helix-turn-helix transcriptional regulator, which gives rise to MSYELGQRCETALGTLLQRRMRVTLYEELVAGIGRGVDITSYPILSGLARLGPVTAGTLGAEVGLDRSGVSRHASRLETGGLVYRRQDPDDARNSLLVLTQEGERVVGLLRERLAGMFGEQLASWPREQAEQFVSGLERFVRESHHRSSANPQGEEPVSSGEAD